From Streptomyces chrestomyceticus JCM 4735, one genomic window encodes:
- a CDS encoding bifunctional RNase H/acid phosphatase, whose product MARTFIVEADGGSRGNPGPAGYGAVVIDPETGETLAEAAEYIGTATNNVAEYRGLLAGLRAAHALDPEADVRVRMDSKLVVEQMSGRWKIKHPDMRPLAAEARSVFPPSRVTYEWIPREENKHADRLANEAMDAGKAGRQWEPRDSRAELDAGGPARSAAARAADAAAEAAETESADGPKTPPAGWAPADLGAPTTLVLLRHGETALTPQKRFSGSGGSDPELSEAGHRQATAVAAALAARGTVQAVVSSPLKRCRQTAETVAARLGLDVRVDEGLRETDFGAWEGLTFAEVQERHPEDLAAWLGSAKAAPTGGESFASVARRVALSRDKLLARYAGRTVLLVTHVTPVKTLVRLALGAPPDSLFRMELSAASLSAVAYYSDGNASVRLLNETAHLR is encoded by the coding sequence GTGGCCCGTACGTTCATCGTCGAGGCCGACGGCGGGTCCCGGGGAAACCCGGGGCCCGCGGGCTACGGCGCGGTCGTCATCGACCCGGAGACCGGCGAGACCCTCGCCGAGGCCGCCGAGTACATCGGCACGGCGACCAACAACGTCGCCGAGTACCGGGGGCTGCTGGCCGGCCTGCGCGCCGCGCACGCCCTGGACCCCGAGGCGGACGTCCGGGTGCGGATGGACTCCAAGCTCGTCGTCGAGCAGATGTCCGGGCGCTGGAAGATCAAGCACCCGGACATGCGGCCGCTGGCGGCGGAGGCGCGCAGCGTCTTCCCGCCCTCGCGGGTGACGTACGAGTGGATCCCGCGCGAGGAGAACAAGCACGCCGACCGGCTCGCCAACGAGGCGATGGACGCGGGCAAGGCCGGCCGGCAGTGGGAGCCGAGGGACTCGCGGGCCGAACTGGACGCGGGCGGCCCGGCGCGCAGTGCCGCCGCCCGCGCGGCCGACGCGGCGGCCGAGGCCGCGGAGACCGAGTCGGCCGACGGGCCGAAGACGCCGCCGGCCGGCTGGGCGCCCGCCGACCTGGGCGCGCCGACCACCCTCGTCCTGCTGCGGCACGGCGAGACCGCGCTGACACCGCAGAAGCGGTTCTCCGGCAGCGGCGGCTCCGACCCGGAGCTGTCCGAGGCCGGGCACCGGCAGGCCACTGCGGTCGCCGCCGCGCTCGCGGCCCGGGGCACCGTCCAGGCCGTCGTCAGCTCGCCCCTCAAGCGCTGCCGGCAGACGGCCGAGACCGTCGCGGCCCGCCTCGGCCTGGACGTACGCGTCGACGAGGGCCTGCGCGAGACCGACTTCGGCGCCTGGGAGGGCCTGACCTTCGCCGAGGTCCAGGAGCGCCACCCCGAGGACCTGGCCGCCTGGCTCGGCTCCGCCAAGGCCGCGCCGACCGGCGGCGAGTCCTTCGCCTCGGTCGCCCGCCGCGTCGCCCTCTCCCGCGACAAGCTGCTGGCCCGGTACGCGGGCCGGACGGTGCTGCTGGTCACGCACGTCACCCCGGTCAAGACGCTGGTCCGGCTGGCCCTCGGCGCCCCGCCGGACTCCCTGTTCCGGATGGAGCTCTCCGCCGCGTCACTGTCGGCCGTCGCGTACTACTCCGACGGGAACGCGTCGGTACGGCTGCTGAACGAGACGGCGCATCTGCGCTGA
- a CDS encoding zinc ribbon domain-containing protein, whose amino-acid sequence MNAAPADQIRLLDVQALDVRLSQLAHKRKNLPELAEIQTLEGDLTQQRDLLVAAQTEESDTTREQTKAEQDVDQVRQRAARDQQRLDSGAITSPKDLENLQREIASLAKRQGDLEDVVLEVMERRESAQERVAELTERVESVQAKVNDAAARRDAAFAEIDAEADTVRKERELTVADIPADLLKLYDRLREKQGGLGAARLYQRRCEGCRLELDITELNDVRSAPADKVVRCENCSRILVRTPDSGL is encoded by the coding sequence CTGAACGCCGCGCCCGCCGACCAGATCCGCCTCCTCGACGTCCAGGCCCTGGACGTGAGGCTCAGCCAGCTCGCGCACAAGCGCAAGAACCTCCCCGAGCTCGCCGAGATCCAGACCCTGGAGGGCGACCTCACCCAGCAGCGCGACCTGCTCGTCGCCGCGCAGACCGAGGAGAGCGACACCACCCGCGAGCAGACCAAGGCGGAGCAGGACGTGGACCAGGTGCGCCAGCGCGCCGCCCGCGACCAGCAGCGCCTGGACTCCGGCGCCATCACCTCGCCCAAGGACCTGGAGAACCTCCAGAGGGAGATCGCCTCCCTCGCCAAGCGCCAGGGTGACCTGGAGGACGTCGTCCTGGAGGTCATGGAGCGCCGCGAGTCCGCCCAGGAGCGCGTCGCCGAGCTGACCGAGCGGGTGGAGTCCGTACAGGCCAAGGTCAACGACGCGGCCGCCCGCCGGGACGCCGCGTTCGCCGAGATCGACGCCGAGGCCGACACGGTCCGCAAGGAGCGCGAGCTGACCGTCGCCGACATCCCGGCCGACCTGCTCAAGCTGTACGACCGGCTGCGCGAGAAGCAGGGCGGCCTCGGCGCGGCCCGCCTCTACCAGCGCCGCTGCGAGGGCTGCCGCCTGGAGCTGGACATCACCGAGCTGAACGACGTGCGCAGCGCGCCCGCCGACAAGGTCGTGCGCTGCGAGAACTGCAGCCGCATCCTGGTGCGCACGCCCGACTCGGGCCTGTAG